From Onychostoma macrolepis isolate SWU-2019 chromosome 05, ASM1243209v1, whole genome shotgun sequence:
GTTAACAGTAATTTTATAGATGTAATGTAAGTTTTCTAATTATTTAAGAAATAGAGCCTGTTTGtagcaatttaataaatattttaaaacgaACATTGGTTTACATACATTTCCTAAATCAATGGTATTATTCCATGTCACACAACCAGCATGCGGTCTAATTTGAAACGGAGTTAAGCTGCGTTTCATACTGATGATCGTTTCTCTTTTTCCATAAGTTTCCCGTCActattccaaaaaataaaagcagtccAAGATTTCGGTTTGAAGCAAATTTTTTCCAGCAGTCCTCAGGTCTGTTGATGTCCACAGCGTATATCTGAGGAACACAGAATAAATGATTCATTGTCAgtgtaacacttttttttttatgtaagagctcctttcatatatttaattaatctgGCATATCATgtcacttcattttgatttttaaacaactaatttaactttaatttcttgTAACCCCAGGCAGGCTACTATTATCAAGAACAGTGTATCTTGCTCACCTGATGTGCTAGATGAATGGCCACTGCAGACACTGCACAATAGTAGGGCAAAGTCTGGTCAGCATTAGCTCCTGCTAAAACCAGCCCTGACAGCATGGCCCCAGTGAAGCCACTCAGCCACAGTTTGGTGTTCTCCTGAAACCTCAGAGCTGTAGATTTCACGCCCACTTTTAAATCATCATCTTTGTCCTACTCAAGATGAGAAAATAGATCACAAAATGTACATGAGGCACAAATTTATGTTAGGGAGTAATAACTAATGGCATACTGTACCTGATGGGCATAGATTGTGTCATAAATCAATGTCCACATGACACCAGATACATAGAGAGGTAAACACACAGaccagtcacatgatcccttCACAGCAGACCAACCCAGAAGAGCACCCCAATTAAAAGTGAGACCTACAGAGGCAACGACTGTTCagttttagaaatattttgagCAAATTTTCAGCAATAACATGGAGGCAAAGTTTAAAAACTGGTTATGGTAACACACCTAAAACAAACTGCGGCCAGTATGTGATTCTCTTCATGAGAGGGTATGTGACCACCAGCGACAAAGAGGCGGCTCCAAGAGCTATGCTAGAGACAGATGGGAAGTCACAGTTTATTAGTTAGTAAAATTAATGTTGCCATGAAATGGAACTTGCAATCGTCTTTTCGTCTCAATTTAAagctatattaatataatatcaaCTTGAAAGTTACAATCTTGCTCTAGTCCCAAATGTTGGCAAaatactggtaacactttagttgtttattagcattcaTATTACTATCATATTgcctgtttattagtacttataaagcacatattaatggctgattctgcatgatcatattttagatcccttaattgtactccatacctaaacttaacaactactttactattaatagcagcaaattagaagtttgaggcaaaagtcgtaaaTAATCGTTAATGGTGAGAAGTGGTCACCAGACCAAAAACATTGTgtagaaatactgtaaaatgtaaagcACCTGTAGTAATTGAGGCAGAGCAGAACTCCCAGTGCTAAACTCAGCTGGCCTCCGAGGAAAACCAGTGCCTGAAACGGTGTGATCTCCCCTGATGCAATGGGCCGAGTGGCTGTCCTTGACACCTACCAGAAATATGACATATCCCAACATCAGACTCCAGCAGCAGCCGAGATCAAATCCAGGTGGCCTATTATCTTTCTTGAACCTTGCTATAATTTGACCCACCTTTTCAATATTCAGCTCGATTAAACTGACAAAACATCAGTAACCCACATCCTTGAACACTCATACCAACCATTGTTTCTACAAACTACACTCTATATAGAAAAAGAGGTTCTTCGTTGGCATCTATGGTTCTATCAAGAACCTTTAACTATAATGGAAACTTTTCATTGCACAAGagattctttatagtggaaaaagtttctttagataattaaaattgttcttttaaagGAATGGTTACCCAAAAATATGAGGAACAACAACTGTTTCGTTACCAGcagtcttcaaaatatcttcttttacattcaacataagaaagaaactcatacgggtttgaaacaacatgagagtgagtaaatgatgatcacatttttggctgaactatccctttaagaaccgttgactgaaaggttctttggggatcacaaaatagttgttttatgacattgttacaaaaaaccctttttggaacctttatttgtGATTTAGTATTCTGCTTAAATTATACACCTGTATAATGATATGCTTATACACTATTTTAATTGTACTAAATAAAGCTTCAAAGATAATTAATCTGACTAGTCATGCGAACCTCTCAGTTAACTTCCCAAAGTCTTCTACTTGACTTCTATATCAAATCAGTTTAAAGTGAGAGTTCACCAAGAAATaaaacttctgtcatcatttattcacccccatattgttccaaacatgtattaccatcaacatttttaaaaaaatatctccttttgttttATAGAAAcaaagtcaaacaggtttgaaatgacatgggtgtaagtaaattattataattatctgACACTGTTTATGGCCAGTGTTACAGCAACATTGCCCAATTCCTTTGACACACTGACCCAGGCAAGATCAGGAGATAGATATGTTAGGCTTAGTCTGGATGAGAAGATGGCAAAGATTAAATTTAGGCCACTAGTTGTTTATCTGAGAATGTTCTCAGATAAATAAGCAAAAAGTTGACATTCTGGAACTAAAGGAAGAACATGACGCAGGAAACAATCAATCTACTTCTATGCATGTACTCTTACCTTCTTGTCGAAGTCTTTATCCCACATGTCATTGATTGTGCATCCTGCTCCTCTCATAAGCAAAGCTCCCACACCGAAGAGCGCAAGCATGCGCAGATCAGGAAGGCATCCCGGGTCTGCCGCCAGCCCAATACTCCACGTACAGGGCAGATACAGCAGCCACGTTCCTACAAGAACA
This genomic window contains:
- the coq2 gene encoding LOW QUALITY PROTEIN: 4-hydroxybenzoate polyprenyltransferase, mitochondrial (The sequence of the model RefSeq protein was modified relative to this genomic sequence to represent the inferred CDS: inserted 1 base in 1 codon); this translates as MMSTRLLALLQPHAVRRSLPQICSAVFQXLRRQHENITTALCQPGSCFNKSEDHKQRIWPPLLAGHNSGRRFFSLTPAGIVNAAPASVQPYLRLMRLDKPIGTWLLYLPCTWSIGLAADPGCLPDLRMLALFGVGALLMRGAGCTINDMWDKDFDKKVSRTATRPIASGEITPFQALVFLGGQLSLALGVLLCLNYYSIALGAASLSLVVTYPLMKRITYWPQFVLGLTFNWGALLGWSAVKGSCDWSVCLPLYVSGVMWTLIYDTIYAHQDKDDDLKVGVKSTALRFQENTKLWLSGFTGAMLSGLVLAGANADQTLPYYCAVSAVAIHLAHQIYAVDINRPEDCWKKFASNRNLGLLLFFGIVTGNLWKKRNDHQYETQLNSVSN